Proteins encoded together in one Nostoc sp. PCC 7524 window:
- a CDS encoding DevA family ABC transporter ATP-binding protein encodes MNTSPTVTVTNLNHSFGQGTLQKPVLTNIDLAIYPGEIVILTGPSGSGKTTLLSLIGGLRSVQEGSLKIFNQELKGCNKKQLTRVRNQIGFIFQHHNLLKCLTAYGNVRMSLKLHSEIPKNEYRQRAINILNAVGLGDRVDYYPEKLSGGQKQRVAIARALVAQPKLVLADEPTSSLDSKTGRDVVDIIQRLAKEEHCSVLIVTHDARILDIGDRIVHMEDGRLQDG; translated from the coding sequence ATGAATACTTCTCCCACTGTTACTGTCACCAATCTCAACCACAGTTTTGGACAGGGAACATTACAAAAACCTGTTTTAACAAATATAGATTTAGCAATTTATCCAGGTGAAATTGTCATTCTCACAGGCCCTTCCGGTAGCGGTAAGACAACTTTACTCTCACTGATTGGTGGTTTGCGTTCAGTACAAGAGGGAAGTTTGAAAATATTTAATCAAGAACTCAAAGGTTGTAATAAAAAGCAGTTAACGCGAGTAAGAAATCAAATTGGCTTTATCTTTCAACATCACAACTTACTCAAATGCTTGACTGCTTATGGTAACGTGCGGATGTCTTTAAAACTACATTCAGAAATTCCTAAAAATGAATATCGACAACGGGCTATCAATATTTTAAATGCGGTGGGATTAGGCGATCGCGTGGATTATTACCCAGAGAAATTATCAGGAGGACAAAAACAAAGAGTGGCGATCGCGCGTGCATTAGTAGCGCAACCCAAGTTAGTCTTAGCCGATGAACCCACCTCATCACTAGATAGTAAAACCGGGCGGGATGTAGTGGATATTATTCAGCGTCTCGCCAAAGAAGAACATTGTTCTGTGTTAATTGTCACCCACGATGCTCGGATTTTAGATATTGGCGATCGTATCGTTCACATGGAAGACGGACGTTTACAAGATGGGTGA
- the devC gene encoding ABC transporter permease DevC: MFKHLHLETPLAWAQLSHQKVRLAVATTGVCFANILMFSQMGLLSMLTEGTTKLHESLGGDLILVSTFSPSLQFRISFPRAYLYQAASVDGVEVVAPVYINRANWANPNQLSQTSSSRQRTQRRRGFFGNEVRVIAFNPTQSFVLKSPEIQQQLPKLTTPDAVLFDRLSQASLGDIPQLLTQQKDVVTLMENQRTYVVGLFSMGSTMNDKGNVIISDWNYALRNGQNSLNSVRLGVVKLKPGADIKTVQAQLRQRLPPEMSVFTHEELIEREQQFHASQPEGIILKFGTIVGFVVGVIILYQVLYSDVSDHLPEYATLKAMGYSDRSLLMVILQEAVILGVLGFIPGFFASVALYDLLVTLTRIPLVMKTSVAIQVFLLTIIMCSVSGAIATTKLRSADPADVF, from the coding sequence ATGTTCAAACACCTCCACCTAGAAACTCCCCTCGCCTGGGCGCAATTGTCCCATCAAAAGGTACGTCTAGCCGTCGCTACTACAGGTGTATGCTTTGCCAATATCCTGATGTTTTCCCAAATGGGATTATTATCAATGCTGACAGAGGGAACAACTAAACTACATGAAAGCTTGGGAGGCGACTTAATCTTAGTTTCCACATTTAGCCCCAGTTTACAGTTTAGAATTTCCTTCCCCCGTGCTTATCTTTATCAAGCCGCCTCAGTTGATGGCGTGGAAGTTGTTGCACCAGTTTATATTAATAGAGCAAATTGGGCGAATCCCAACCAATTATCTCAAACCAGCAGTTCCAGACAGAGAACACAACGCAGACGCGGGTTTTTTGGTAACGAAGTCCGAGTGATTGCGTTCAACCCTACCCAATCTTTTGTGTTGAAATCACCAGAAATTCAGCAACAACTTCCGAAATTAACTACACCAGATGCAGTTTTATTTGATCGTCTTTCCCAAGCTTCTTTAGGAGACATTCCGCAATTATTAACTCAGCAAAAAGATGTAGTCACTCTCATGGAAAATCAGCGCACTTATGTAGTCGGACTATTTAGCATGGGTAGCACGATGAACGATAAAGGGAATGTGATTATTAGTGATTGGAACTATGCTTTGCGAAATGGGCAGAACAGTCTCAACTCAGTGAGACTAGGAGTTGTGAAACTGAAACCAGGCGCAGATATCAAAACAGTCCAAGCACAGTTACGTCAACGTCTCCCCCCAGAGATGAGTGTGTTCACCCACGAGGAATTAATTGAACGAGAACAACAGTTTCACGCTTCCCAACCAGAGGGAATCATCCTCAAATTTGGTACGATTGTCGGTTTTGTAGTAGGTGTGATTATTCTCTATCAAGTTCTCTACTCTGATGTCAGCGATCATTTACCAGAATATGCAACCTTAAAAGCAATGGGTTATAGCGATCGCTCCCTACTCATGGTCATTTTACAAGAAGCTGTCATTCTTGGCGTATTGGGATTTATCCCCGGCTTTTTCGCCTCTGTCGCTCTGTATGATTTATTAGTCACACTCACACGCATTCCCCTAGTGATGAAAACGAGTGTCGCCATTCAAGTTTTTCTGTTAACTATTATTATGTGTAGCGTTTCCGGTGCGATCGCTACCACAAAACTTCGTTCCGCCGATCCCGCCGACGTGTTTTAA
- a CDS encoding HlyD family efflux transporter periplasmic adaptor subunit, with amino-acid sequence MVQFQQGVSAVWRRCVASTAILSLITCTACGAMQAQNGPRDSPTPTQVTASSQVVALGKLVPQGDVIKISVVNAQDSRVNQILVKEGDFVQANQVIAILQGQNRVKQQLREAQANVAIKRAQLQKIQQGDAKQGEITAQKAAIAELTARLRTETKQRQATIAQAEATVRNAELKYQRYVTLAAQGAIQRAELDDAEEQFARAKAILAQNQAELENTTSTLTAQLAKETANLKRLQEVRPVDVEIAKAELQQAQIQVEQSIAQLEDTQVRVPVAGQILRINTRVGEQVNTQEGIAELGQTKQMYAIAEIYETDIVKVKLGQPAIITSEYGGFSGELQGKVAQIGLQVGKTRLNQDQNNPTNDINARVVEVKIRIDPEDSPKVAALTGMQVRVRIEV; translated from the coding sequence ATGGTTCAGTTCCAGCAAGGTGTATCTGCTGTTTGGCGGCGTTGTGTTGCTAGTACAGCAATTCTCAGTTTAATTACTTGTACTGCTTGCGGTGCAATGCAAGCACAAAATGGCCCCCGTGATTCCCCCACACCAACGCAAGTTACTGCATCTTCGCAAGTGGTGGCTTTAGGTAAGTTAGTTCCTCAAGGGGATGTAATTAAAATTTCGGTGGTGAATGCTCAAGATAGCCGTGTCAACCAAATACTGGTGAAAGAAGGCGACTTTGTACAAGCCAATCAAGTAATTGCGATTCTGCAAGGACAGAATAGAGTCAAGCAGCAACTACGAGAAGCACAGGCGAATGTCGCCATTAAACGCGCCCAATTGCAGAAAATCCAACAAGGGGATGCTAAACAGGGTGAAATTACAGCTCAAAAAGCTGCGATCGCAGAACTAACAGCCAGGTTACGCACCGAAACCAAACAAAGACAAGCAACTATCGCCCAAGCGGAAGCCACAGTGCGGAATGCCGAGTTAAAATACCAACGTTATGTCACCTTAGCCGCCCAAGGAGCAATTCAGCGTGCAGAATTAGATGATGCAGAGGAGCAATTTGCTAGAGCGAAAGCTATTCTCGCCCAAAATCAAGCGGAATTAGAAAATACGACATCTACATTAACAGCCCAATTAGCTAAAGAAACCGCTAACCTCAAGCGACTACAGGAAGTGCGCCCGGTTGATGTCGAGATAGCCAAAGCCGAACTGCAACAAGCGCAAATCCAAGTAGAACAAAGTATAGCCCAATTAGAAGATACCCAAGTGAGAGTTCCCGTAGCGGGGCAAATTTTACGCATCAATACCCGCGTAGGTGAACAGGTGAACACCCAAGAAGGAATCGCAGAATTAGGACAAACAAAACAAATGTATGCGATCGCGGAAATCTACGAAACTGATATCGTCAAAGTGAAGCTAGGACAACCAGCCATCATTACTAGCGAGTATGGCGGCTTTAGTGGCGAATTGCAGGGAAAAGTCGCTCAAATTGGCTTGCAAGTCGGTAAAACACGCCTCAATCAAGACCAAAATAACCCCACTAATGATATAAATGCGCGAGTAGTAGAAGTAAAAATCCGCATTGATCCCGAAGATAGCCCCAAAGTCGCGGCTTTGACTGGGATGCAGGTGAGGGTGAGGATTGAGGTTTGA
- a CDS encoding phytochelatin synthase family protein, which yields MNFTFKNKIKTLLPATIIGLSISSGNAISQTLPLSNNLINFNSDPGKSLLLTSRAREDFFPLSMQFVTQNNQAYCGVASIVMVLNGLGIPAPDAPEYSPYRIFTQENFFSNEKTQAVITPEKVSRQGMTLEELGGLIASYDVDVKVYHAGDTSLEEFRTLAAKNLKQPGNFIIVNYLRREINQERGGHISPLAAYNEQTDRFLIMDVSRYKYPPVWVKTAELWKAMNTVDSVSAKTRGFVFVSKSKS from the coding sequence ATGAATTTTACTTTTAAAAACAAAATTAAAACCTTGCTCCCAGCCACAATTATTGGCTTGTCTATTTCTAGCGGTAACGCTATATCTCAAACTCTACCACTATCAAATAACTTAATTAACTTTAATTCTGATCCAGGGAAAAGCTTATTACTTACAAGTCGCGCCAGAGAAGACTTTTTTCCTTTGAGTATGCAATTTGTTACTCAGAATAATCAAGCCTACTGCGGTGTTGCAAGTATTGTCATGGTATTAAATGGTTTAGGAATTCCTGCACCAGATGCACCAGAATATTCTCCCTATCGCATATTCACCCAAGAAAACTTTTTTAGTAATGAAAAAACTCAAGCAGTGATCACGCCCGAAAAAGTCTCTCGTCAAGGTATGACTTTAGAGGAGTTAGGTGGATTAATTGCTAGTTATGATGTGGATGTGAAAGTTTATCATGCTGGCGATACTAGCTTAGAAGAATTTCGTACCTTAGCTGCAAAGAATTTAAAACAACCAGGAAATTTTATCATTGTTAATTATTTACGCAGAGAAATCAACCAAGAAAGAGGCGGACACATATCACCTTTAGCTGCATATAACGAGCAGACAGATAGATTTTTAATTATGGATGTTTCCCGTTATAAATATCCACCTGTTTGGGTAAAGACAGCCGAGTTATGGAAAGCTATGAACACAGTTGATTCAGTTTCAGCTAAAACACGAGGCTTTGTATTTGTGAGTAAATCTAAATCATGA
- a CDS encoding glycine betaine ABC transporter substrate-binding protein translates to MKKFLIVFLLSLTLVMAIASCKTNPISNSGDIIIASKDFTEQDILGELLAQQIEDTTNLKVVRRPRLGGSFVCHQAITAGKIDAYIEYTGTAFTGILKQAVINDPKVVYEKLKQAYAQQFQLEVMPSLGFENTFAIIIRGEDAQRYNIQTLSEAAQYTPQWRGGFGYEFLEREDGFPGLAKTYNLEFNKPPQIMDLGLIYRALIQKQVDMVAGNSTDGQIARLGLFVLKDDRQYFPPYEATPIVRQETLKKYPQIRNAINQITGKISADEMRQLNYLVEGELQDIKTVVRDFRKSKAMLNLS, encoded by the coding sequence ATGAAAAAATTTTTGATAGTTTTTTTATTAAGCTTGACGTTAGTGATGGCGATCGCTAGTTGCAAAACCAACCCAATTAGCAATAGCGGCGATATTATTATAGCATCCAAAGACTTTACTGAACAAGATATTTTAGGTGAGCTTTTAGCCCAACAAATTGAAGACACGACTAATTTAAAAGTAGTTCGCCGTCCTCGCTTGGGTGGTTCTTTTGTCTGTCATCAAGCAATTACTGCGGGCAAAATTGATGCTTATATTGAATATACAGGTACAGCATTTACAGGAATTTTAAAGCAAGCAGTGATTAATGACCCCAAAGTAGTTTATGAGAAACTTAAACAAGCCTATGCTCAACAATTTCAACTGGAAGTAATGCCTAGCTTGGGGTTTGAAAATACCTTTGCCATAATTATTAGAGGAGAAGACGCTCAACGTTACAACATTCAAACCTTATCAGAAGCAGCCCAATATACACCCCAATGGCGTGGCGGTTTTGGTTACGAATTTTTAGAACGAGAAGATGGTTTTCCGGGTTTAGCGAAAACCTATAATTTGGAATTTAACAAGCCACCCCAAATTATGGACTTGGGTTTAATATATCGAGCCTTAATTCAAAAACAAGTGGATATGGTAGCAGGGAATTCTACAGACGGGCAAATTGCACGCTTGGGTTTATTTGTTCTCAAAGATGATAGACAATACTTTCCCCCTTACGAAGCCACACCAATTGTCAGACAAGAAACTTTAAAAAAATATCCACAAATCAGAAACGCCATTAATCAAATCACCGGGAAAATTTCCGCCGATGAAATGCGACAACTTAACTATTTAGTAGAAGGAGAACTCCAAGACATCAAAACAGTAGTACGCGACTTCCGTAAATCCAAAGCAATGCTCAATCTCTCATAA
- a CDS encoding ABC transporter permease, whose product MKDFFLIKYAPEILQHTLEHLFLVGVAISVAIIIGIPLGILITRKTQLRQPILGIANILQTIPSLALFGLLIPVPVIGGIGVVPAIVALTLYSLLPIIRNTYTGITGVDPAIREAGRGMGMTDRQLLLQVEIPLAVGVILAGVRVATVIAIGIATIAAAIGAGGLGVFIFRGIAVVNNQLILAGAVPAAVIALLADLLIGWLEKKLKVKS is encoded by the coding sequence ATGAAAGATTTCTTCCTGATTAAGTACGCACCAGAAATTTTACAACACACCCTAGAACATTTATTTTTGGTGGGTGTTGCTATTAGCGTTGCCATTATTATCGGGATTCCGTTAGGAATTTTAATCACCCGTAAAACTCAACTACGTCAGCCTATTTTGGGTATTGCTAATATTCTCCAAACAATTCCCAGTTTGGCATTATTCGGTTTATTAATTCCTGTGCCTGTCATTGGTGGAATTGGTGTTGTTCCTGCCATTGTTGCTTTAACTTTATATTCCCTGTTGCCGATAATTCGTAATACTTATACAGGTATTACAGGGGTAGATCCTGCGATTCGGGAAGCTGGGCGAGGGATGGGGATGACAGATAGACAATTGTTATTACAAGTAGAAATTCCCTTAGCAGTGGGTGTGATTTTAGCAGGGGTAAGGGTGGCGACAGTCATCGCTATTGGCATTGCAACGATTGCAGCCGCAATTGGTGCTGGGGGGTTGGGAGTGTTTATCTTTCGGGGAATTGCAGTAGTTAATAATCAGTTAATTTTAGCTGGGGCAGTACCGGCGGCGGTTATAGCACTACTAGCTGATTTATTAATTGGATGGTTGGAGAAGAAATTAAAGGTTAAAAGTTAA
- a CDS encoding ATP-binding cassette domain-containing protein, translating to MPPNNSVAIEFRDVTLSRNHRPLVSRLNFAIHRGEALVLLGRSGSGKTTTMKLINRLLIPTQGEVLFDGVPTTQWDEIKLRRKIGYVIQETGLFPHFTVERNVGLVPSLEGWQPKQIKTRVYELLHLVGLDPAQFARRYPHELSGGQRQRVGVARALAADPPVLLMDEPFGALDPITRLELQQEFHRLQQELGKTVVFVTHDIQEAFVLASRIGLMYGGELIVLGTKDEFMRSQHPESLAFLQCLRSLQDNL from the coding sequence ATGCCGCCAAATAACTCTGTTGCTATTGAATTTCGTGATGTTACTTTGAGCCGCAATCATCGTCCTTTGGTGTCGCGGCTCAATTTTGCTATTCATCGGGGGGAAGCTTTAGTCTTGCTGGGGCGTAGTGGTAGCGGCAAAACTACGACTATGAAGTTAATTAATCGGCTGTTGATACCTACTCAGGGCGAGGTTTTATTTGATGGTGTACCGACAACTCAGTGGGATGAAATTAAACTGCGGCGCAAGATTGGTTATGTGATTCAAGAAACTGGTTTGTTTCCCCATTTTACGGTAGAACGTAATGTGGGTTTAGTTCCTAGTTTGGAAGGGTGGCAACCAAAACAAATTAAAACGCGAGTATACGAATTATTACATTTGGTAGGTTTAGATCCGGCACAGTTCGCTAGGCGTTATCCCCATGAATTATCGGGGGGACAAAGACAAAGGGTAGGTGTAGCCAGGGCTTTAGCCGCAGATCCGCCTGTATTATTAATGGATGAACCCTTTGGCGCACTTGATCCTATTACCCGCTTAGAATTACAACAAGAATTTCACCGATTACAGCAAGAATTAGGCAAGACAGTCGTTTTTGTCACCCATGATATTCAAGAAGCCTTTGTTTTGGCTTCTAGAATTGGGTTAATGTATGGGGGAGAATTGATAGTATTAGGGACAAAGGATGAATTTATGCGATCGCAACATCCTGAAAGTCTAGCCTTCTTACAATGTCTGCGTTCCCTGCAAGACAACTTATGA
- a CDS encoding ABC transporter permease subunit, producing MMLNLIDKIGEWNPQLFRELKGRLKVFNIVIAVGLSLIAQLGIFLYQFGNYPGEKYAMSGTYCNLSAGYQQRLQSLYQLIDQVQQKINTYSGKANFDPVRLQALKTQLADFKSEQVNLNKLLYDKFCPTEQINMQMWWRDHWEYIFLSLSVMFVFTLLVAGTYLLINNLAQEERRGTLNFLRLTPQSEVSILTGKMLGVPIVIYLIVLTALPLHLWAGLSAKIAFSHILSFDIVLVASCVFFYSYALLFGLASRWFSGFQPWLASGVVLMFLFTMMNLASYSPNIYNAATWLRLLSPFDMMGYLFGNLFRRYDQSSLDQLQFLYLPVGKSLVGLVGLHLFNYGVGIYWAWQALERRFRNPNTAIISKAQSYWFVACCQLVFWGFTLQNTNNYCPPYHSGSSGNCYYDLNYQIGQNFPILVIFNLVLLFSLLVILSPHRQQIQDWSRYSYQQIASSKNFWHSSRLKDSIWGEKSPALIAMAINLLIIIIPLVVWIILAPVLNIKHNSAIDWVNDIGRMKAILGVALFISMMMIYGTIVQMMLMMKTPKRGIWAIGTVGIIMFLPPAILGFLRVSPSGNSLIWLLSTFPWVAIQDAATMTVFMSLLFELTVLGLLNFKLNQQIKLAGESATKALLAGR from the coding sequence ATGATGCTCAATTTAATAGACAAAATAGGTGAATGGAATCCTCAATTATTTAGAGAACTCAAAGGTCGCCTTAAAGTTTTTAATATAGTCATCGCTGTTGGCTTATCACTCATAGCTCAACTGGGAATTTTTCTATATCAATTTGGTAATTATCCTGGCGAAAAATATGCTATGTCAGGGACATATTGTAATCTAAGTGCAGGTTATCAACAACGTCTACAATCACTTTACCAATTAATTGATCAAGTCCAGCAAAAAATCAATACCTATAGTGGTAAAGCCAATTTTGATCCAGTCAGACTTCAGGCACTAAAAACACAACTAGCTGACTTCAAAAGTGAGCAGGTTAATCTGAATAAGTTACTATATGATAAATTCTGCCCCACGGAGCAAATAAATATGCAGATGTGGTGGCGAGATCACTGGGAGTATATATTTTTAAGTCTCAGTGTGATGTTTGTCTTTACGCTGTTAGTTGCTGGCACATATTTACTCATCAATAATTTAGCTCAAGAAGAACGTCGTGGTACTCTCAATTTTTTGCGTCTGACTCCCCAATCAGAAGTCAGTATTTTAACTGGCAAAATGTTAGGTGTACCAATTGTCATTTATCTGATAGTTTTAACTGCATTGCCTTTACATTTGTGGGCTGGATTATCTGCTAAAATCGCTTTTAGTCACATTCTGAGTTTTGATATAGTTCTTGTGGCTAGTTGTGTTTTCTTCTACAGTTATGCACTGCTATTTGGTTTAGCTAGTCGTTGGTTTAGTGGATTTCAACCTTGGTTGGCTAGTGGTGTAGTTCTCATGTTTCTGTTCACAATGATGAATTTAGCATCATATAGCCCCAACATTTACAATGCAGCTACATGGTTGAGACTCTTAAGCCCCTTTGATATGATGGGCTATCTATTTGGTAACTTATTCCGCCGCTATGATCAATCATCTCTTGACCAATTGCAGTTTTTATACTTACCAGTTGGAAAAAGTCTGGTGGGTTTAGTTGGTTTGCATTTATTTAACTATGGTGTTGGTATTTATTGGGCTTGGCAAGCATTAGAACGTCGTTTTCGTAATCCCAATACAGCAATTATTAGTAAAGCTCAAAGTTATTGGTTTGTCGCTTGCTGTCAATTAGTATTTTGGGGATTCACTCTACAAAATACCAACAATTACTGCCCACCTTATCATAGTGGTTCATCGGGAAATTGCTATTATGATTTAAATTATCAAATAGGACAAAATTTTCCTATCTTGGTAATATTTAACTTGGTGTTGTTGTTTAGTCTATTGGTAATTCTGTCACCCCATCGGCAACAAATCCAAGATTGGTCAAGATATAGCTATCAGCAAATTGCTAGCAGCAAAAATTTTTGGCATAGTTCCAGGTTGAAAGATTCTATTTGGGGTGAAAAAAGTCCAGCTTTGATAGCAATGGCTATCAATCTTTTAATCATTATTATTCCCTTAGTAGTTTGGATTATTCTGGCACCTGTTTTGAATATCAAACATAATAGTGCCATTGATTGGGTGAATGATATTGGCAGAATGAAAGCAATTTTAGGTGTCGCCTTGTTTATCAGTATGATGATGATTTATGGCACCATAGTTCAAATGATGCTCATGATGAAAACCCCTAAACGCGGTATTTGGGCAATTGGAACTGTAGGCATAATCATGTTTCTACCACCTGCTATCTTAGGGTTTTTACGCGTCTCCCCCTCTGGCAACTCCCTAATTTGGTTGCTGTCTACTTTTCCGTGGGTGGCGATACAAGATGCTGCAACTATGACCGTTTTTATGTCACTATTATTTGAGTTAACTGTCTTAGGATTGTTGAATTTTAAACTCAATCAGCAAATAAAATTAGCAGGAGAATCTGCTACTAAAGCATTACTCGCCGGACGTTAA
- a CDS encoding ABC transporter ATP-binding protein yields the protein MVKELAIRTCGLTKQFERHVAVNDVDLEIQAGEVYGLIGPNGAGKTTLIRMLAAAEEPTTGEIYINGDRLRRDKSNPTLKRRLGYLPDDYPLYEDLTVWDYLDYFARLYRLREPRRTQRLHEVLELIQLGNKRHSLISTLSRGMKQRLSLARTIIHEPILLLLDEPVSGLDPIARMQFREIIKALQEAGMTILISSHVLSDLAELCSFVGIMELGFLVESASLQQLYQRLSRQQIVLSTLGDLEALLSEIKHHPCVEEWEKLPGKNSLRVNFSGTQEDCAQLLRSLVTSGIPLTDFHCTQEDLESIFLKLGHKQAS from the coding sequence ATGGTAAAAGAATTAGCAATTCGCACCTGTGGACTGACTAAGCAATTTGAACGTCATGTAGCCGTTAATGATGTTGACTTAGAAATCCAAGCAGGTGAGGTATACGGACTCATAGGGCCAAATGGCGCAGGAAAGACAACTCTCATCCGGATGTTGGCAGCAGCAGAAGAACCAACTACGGGTGAGATTTATATTAACGGCGATCGCCTGCGTCGTGACAAGAGTAACCCAACTCTCAAACGTCGTCTTGGCTACCTACCCGATGATTATCCTCTGTATGAAGATTTAACTGTTTGGGATTACTTAGATTATTTTGCCCGTTTGTATCGTCTGCGAGAACCACGCCGCACTCAACGCTTACACGAGGTTTTAGAACTCATTCAACTGGGTAATAAGCGCCACAGTCTGATTTCTACCCTGTCACGGGGGATGAAGCAGCGTTTAAGTTTAGCACGTACTATCATCCATGAGCCAATTTTACTGCTATTGGATGAGCCTGTTTCTGGACTTGACCCCATTGCCAGGATGCAATTCCGGGAAATTATCAAAGCACTGCAAGAAGCAGGGATGACAATCTTAATTTCTTCCCACGTTCTCAGCGACTTAGCGGAACTGTGTAGTTTTGTCGGCATTATGGAGTTAGGTTTTCTGGTAGAAAGTGCCTCACTGCAACAACTTTATCAACGGCTGTCCCGTCAACAAATAGTTTTATCAACTTTGGGTGATTTAGAGGCACTTTTAAGTGAAATCAAACATCATCCTTGTGTGGAAGAGTGGGAGAAATTACCAGGAAAAAATAGCTTAAGAGTGAATTTTTCAGGTACACAGGAAGACTGCGCTCAATTGTTGCGATCGCTAGTTACATCTGGCATTCCTCTAACTGATTTTCACTGCACACAAGAAGATTTAGAAAGTATTTTCTTGAAACTAGGTCACAAACAAGCATCTTAA
- a CDS encoding mechanosensitive ion channel family protein, translated as MNLTQFWPVTIALLTQFGLKLLGAIAIWLIAQRLIDFGLKLLRRAFRSQQIEPTLINYLINIVSVTLRIILIVAILGFFGVETTSFAALLAALGIAIGAAWSGLLANFAAGAFLMIFRPFKTGDLISAAGVTGKVTEIGLFTTTINTLDNVMTIVANNKIFSDNIENFSANPYRRVDLKAQLHHNVDHNEAIRLLKQKISQIPNVLNNPAPDVEILDFNLAGPVLAVRPYCNNEDYWQVYFDTNKAIRETFAQAGYPVPEQRYAFSSNTSEDGSKPFIPSASLRSS; from the coding sequence ATGAATTTAACTCAATTTTGGCCAGTTACTATTGCCCTTTTAACGCAATTTGGACTAAAGTTACTGGGCGCGATCGCTATTTGGCTGATTGCTCAAAGATTGATTGATTTTGGATTAAAATTGCTGCGGCGTGCTTTCCGTAGCCAACAGATTGAGCCAACACTGATTAACTATTTAATCAATATAGTTTCAGTAACGTTAAGAATTATTTTAATTGTCGCAATTCTGGGCTTTTTTGGTGTTGAAACTACATCTTTTGCGGCATTATTAGCAGCACTAGGTATTGCCATTGGTGCAGCTTGGAGTGGATTACTAGCCAACTTTGCAGCTGGTGCATTTTTGATGATTTTTCGTCCATTTAAAACAGGTGACTTGATATCAGCCGCCGGAGTAACAGGAAAAGTAACGGAAATTGGACTATTTACAACAACTATCAATACACTTGATAATGTGATGACGATTGTGGCTAATAACAAAATATTTTCAGATAACATTGAGAATTTTTCTGCCAATCCTTACCGTCGTGTTGATCTTAAAGCACAATTACATCATAATGTCGATCATAACGAAGCAATTAGGTTATTAAAACAGAAAATCAGCCAAATTCCCAATGTGTTAAATAATCCTGCACCAGATGTAGAAATTTTAGATTTCAATCTAGCAGGACCAGTATTAGCGGTGCGTCCTTATTGTAATAATGAAGATTACTGGCAGGTTTATTTTGACACAAATAAAGCTATAAGAGAAACCTTTGCTCAGGCTGGTTATCCAGTTCCAGAACAACGTTACGCATTTAGTAGCAATACCTCTGAGGATGGCAGCAAGCCTTTTATTCCTTCTGCATCTTTAAGAAGTTCTTAA